tttgattttcagtttgtggACTCTGAATCTAAAGACAGACTATCCTCTGGAAGCCTGAATTAATTGTCCTTACCTTAGTGAGACAGAAAGCTATAATCAACACCAGCACTGCTCCTGTCACTGACAATGCCAAGATGACTTCGATTCGATACCCATGCACCAGAACTTTCGGGACCTgaataaataatggaaaaagacTTTTCAAAAACAAAGAGGTGGAAAGGATAAAAGCTCTTATAACATCTCATTATTTCATTCAAGCAGTGTAAATGTTTTTCAAGAACATACCAAATCTAATGCTAATGATAAATCAGCATTTTCTTGGTTTCCCTTGGGTGTTAGGTCCCCTCCTCGCCTACCCCAGCAGTTGTGGCATCATTCTCTACATGAGCACAGTGGGAGATCCCTGTCTTCCCCAAAGGCCCAGGCCAGGACAAGACACCGACTAGGGGCCGTGGTCTTCCTGCCGGGGTGCTTCAATGCCATGTCCCAAACTGACCAACAGGCTGGGGGCCATGTTTTGGGAGTTATCCTCACCTCATGGATCTCCTGCTCTTCCTGTTCACTCTGGGCTTCTGGACTCTCGTGGATGTAGTTTTCTGTTTCCCTCTGGTCTGTATCCCAGTCTGCCCTGGGCTCCGTTGCTTCTTGCTGCTCGCTGAGAAGCTTCATCAGGAGGCCGGTTTGGAAGATGAGCTTGGCACAGGCTGGTTTCAGGTGGGTCTCCGAGCAGCCCGTTTTCAAAGTCCAGCAAACACGAGAAATGAGCCTTCTCACATCGCTGTCGGTGATGAGGGACCGCAGCTGCTCGTTTAGCTGAGCTTCGGGGTGGTCACCTGGAGATgagctccctgggaaagggaaggctGTGGATGTGGAGGGTAAGTCAGCGCCCACATTGTCGTGTTCCTGTTGTGCTTCTGCGGTCAGTTTGAGAGTTGgatccaaaagagaaaataaatctggaaaatgatttttctgaAAAGTCAGTTCTGACGATGAAAAAGCCTCTTGTGAAGGGGAGTTTATAAGGCTCATTGCAGTGAGTGGAGGCTTGTTCACAACCATCGGGCTATTCTGTGAACCTTTACTGCTGAACTGTCTACTCATTTTGGCCTTGAGGATTTTGTGGCCCGCCTGCCGCAAAGATTCAGGAAAGAGGtacttttctcttaagtgtgaggTTGGTTCAGAAGCCTTCATATTTCTCATTCTAGCACTTGCAgcttctaaaacaaaaatactgtcaGCTAGGTCTTTTGATTTTGGTTTAATCTCAGGTAGAGATTTTGGAGTATCGGAAGCAGGAGGCCTGCCCATCAAGTACTGGACAGAAGGGACGGCTGCCTCCTGTTCCCCTCGGAATGAAGACTCTGGGTTGAAGGAGCTTCCTGCGGTCTCCCTGGGGGGCTGCTCCACATGAGGCTGCTCCGGCGCCCTTGGGGATGGGGTCGTGATGCCTTTTTCCTCGGCCGTGCTCTCCGCAAGGAGCTGGGCCCTCTGCTTCCCGTCGATGCCAGCCTTCCTCATTTGTCTGCGTCGCCTCTCCCGAATGCCCTTTGGGCCCTTGATGACCACCTTCAAAGGCCCCGGCCTCCTCCCTACTCTCTGAATCTCTGGTGGGCTGTTTTCTTGTAATAGGGCAGTTTCCAATGTTTTGGTGGAGATTTGGGAGTGAAATCTGGGACTCAGAAGTTTGGAACATAGAGGCATGGCATCTATGATATCTTCCAGAACAgagattattttctgtttatttttgtcagCTGAAATGCTGGATCCAGGTGGAAGAGAAGTGTTCTCTGCGTTGTTTCGCAAATGCCCCACAGGCTCATCTACTCCTTGTAAGTTTGAAAGAAGTTTGTAAGTTTTAATGAATTGTAATAATGCTGATTCTGCACCTTCCATCTGTCCAGAGAAATAAGATGATATGTAGCTAAGTGCACTTTCCTTGCTAAAGTCTTCTTGCTCACTTTTGAAGGCTGACAAACTGATGGCATTTTTGTCTGCGGCGGCCTTCTCTGGCTCGATAGTCAGCTCAGGGCTGCTACTCTTCTTCCGGGATTGTAAAGCCTTCATGAACGACCCTTCTGGGTCCCCTATAGATGTTCCGTCATCTGTCAGAAAGAAGAGATTGCTgttcatcttactacgctgatggacagtgactgcaatggggttgggggtgggcagagggaacttgatagtatgggtgaatgtcagaaccacaatgttgatcatgtgaaaccttcataagattgtatatcaatgatacctcaattttaaaaaaaggagagactGCTTTTGATAATGAAAGACTGATGAGACAGCTTTTTGTCAGTCCACAGCCATATATCTCACTCAAACAGATCAGGAATCACAAACATTTGAGGTTcgatttggagaaaaataaatacaaacttaAACCTATGGTCGGCAACAACAAAACGAGAGGAATATGTCTTTTGAAAGAGCCGTTTCCTGCTAGGAACACTCCATAGTGCAAAATACAGTACTACGTGCAGGATTATTCCATTGGTCCCCAACGGCCAATTGTCCCGTGCTCAAGAAAAGCCAACGCTGGAAGACAAATACTCGCCCTCAGCTAGATTCTCTGCAGATCTAACAGTGACTCCTCACATTCACATACCCCATCCTGTAACGCTTCAGATGGAAGGGGAGTGTGCAGCTTTCTCTCTCCACCTCTGCAGTGTGTTCCTGTTCTTGCTACCATCACAGATGAGCACCCCACCACCCACTGCAAACAAGTTCTCTTCTACATATGCCCTTCTCCACCTATGCACCTATTCCTTTGCTTGGTCCCTGCTTCCATATATCCCAGCCCCCATAAGAGAAGGCTCTATacagggggaaaaaacaaaaactaaaaaacaccATGTCTACCCTGGCTCTTTGCTTAAATTTGAGCAGGGATCTGGGGTGTGGGTTAAGAGAGCTGTCAGGTTGTTATATCAATGTGGAACATTCaattaatcaatggaacaataCTTGAGGTCCTAAAatgcaaaagggaaaaaacaaaattttttcagatgcctgctttgctttcatttaatttcatttctagtaTTTCCAGCTTTACTTGGGGAACCATCCAAAGCTTCTGACTACGTGAAGGCCAAGGGCACCTGCACAAGTTCACTGGCCAGCTGggtttattttccagaattacaagtatttttggtggtggtggtgagggtcaGAGGAGGAGGTAAGGGTCGTGAGGAAGGAGGAGCATGGGCCTGCAGAGAGCCCCAAACCGAGGCTAGCAGACCTGAGCACTAGGCTACAATATATAACACTTGGATCTCATTTTTCCTCACCTATAGAAGTAGAATGAAAATGCCTGTTTTGCCCACCTTTAGTGGGAGAAGGGAATGATATAActggcaaaaaaattttttattttaaataagcaaCATTGTATTTATAGAAGAAGCAAAGTATTATTTGTGATGTGCCCCAGATCATTTTATGATGTGCCCCAGAGACCTGTATTCAAGCTATCTGAGCATGAAAGCATATTTTGGAAGTCATCTCATTACTGCCAAGAAAACCTACTAcatagaaaaatacttaaaagcacCTGAGTGTTTTTGGGGATAGAAAGGCTTCAGTTCAGAGCAAATTTAGAGTTGGACAGTCTAAGAACAGAAGAGCCTTCCCATCCATTAAGTGGGCTGAGAGCAGCTTCTGGTTATAGAACCAGAAACTCTCAGGTTCCAAAGAAAACTTTCATAAAATAGCACTACTTGTACTCCTCTATAAAaattgcaaaaacaaaataaacaaaaatatatctaTACTTGTCCTACAAGACAAAGGGCACGTGAGACCTAATGCATATAAAATCAGATTGTGAACTGTAATACTTGTGTGAGTAAGTTCTCATTCAGGGGTTAAGCACCAGGCAGAGAGCACAGTACACAGGATGTGGCCACTAATGTTCATTCTTTCCCCTTCCATTCCTTTCTCTTGTTCCTTTAAGTATGTGGATCACTGTCACTGTTAGCTTAATAAGTTAACTGAGAATCTGACTTTTAGCAAAGGAGTAGTTCTTAGAAATGTAGGGAGTTGAACTCTTAATGAATTgataaaaataatgcaattaacaccattagtttaaaaattaatagttaaaacattaataaaaacatCATAGGGTAATGGTAACTCACCACAATATGCGATGTTTGTCAGACATTCACTGTCACAATGCAGCTTGACTGTATTATAGAAAACCTCAATATTACTTTTAAATTGGCAGAGGCAGCAGGTCATATGGATTGGTAAAATCCTATAAATTGAAACACGGAGAATTAAATCAGTGGGAAAGGAGTTACTTGACTAGGTAGAAGAGGCAGGCCCAGGCCACCCACAGGGCTGTGCAAAAGGAGTTCTTGGAACATATGGCCTGTGAAGTTGGGTAGGGATGAGCTGGCCAACCGCTGTTCTTGAATACTGTAAGCAACAGGAGGACAGAGATGCCTAACAGTAGGGTAAGAATGGAAGTGGGTATCGTAGGCCTAGAATGAAGGTGATAGGGATTAGAACTGGGTGACACTGATCTGTtagaaataaatgatataattGAGACAACTGAGGAAATCTGAATATCAACTCTTCATTAGATAACATTATGCATAGGAATTTCTTCAGTGTGCTATTAGTATTTTAAGTATATAGGGAAATTATTTGGATACCCAGAGAGGAAGGCATGTAGCTGACAAGAGACAGACTGACTGGCAGACGCTGTGGGACATTGATGAAGACGAGGCTAGAGCAGTGGCCAGTAGATCTGACGGTGAGGGGAAGACAGTCATTTCTCAGCTGACCTGACAAAAATGGCGAGAGCAGACTGCTAAATGCAGGGCCCTTTCCCGTACTAATCTTGTGCAAGGCCATCAGTTAGCATAATACCAAATTTCTGTTAGCTTTCCATATTGGAGGGGTATGGCACAATTTACAGTGCAGTAAGTTTTGTAATAAATTGTCAGAAAGCCctacagaaacattttttaaactgcaaagataaaaaatgaaatttgaccCTTACCTCACATTATATGTGAAAAGGAACTaataaaaatggatcatagatagaCCTAAATTAATTAACCAACAAGTATTCAActgattgaaagaaaaaaaaagagaaaaaattctttGCGACTTTGGACTGGCAATGGGTTCCcagacaaagatttcttaggtaAGACACAAAAAAGGCACAAACCTGTAAGAAAAACCAGAGCTAATCAAAATTCAAAGATTAAAGACGTCTGGTCTTCAGAGATACTTTTAATAGACTGAAGACAAGCTATAACCTGAGAGAGGATATTTGCTAAACACATATCTGAGAGAAAGGACTTTTTCCAGCATATATAAagcactcttaaaactcaacagtaagataaatatccaattaaaaaatagatttgaacagacatgACATTAAAGAAGATGTCTGCACATGTATAGACAACATCATCAGAGATTAGagatctattagagaaatgcaaattaaaaccacaatgagacacaaccacacacctcCAAGAAAGGCTAACATTTGTAAAACACTGACTATAAGGATcaggtgaagatgtggagcaacagccAACTCTCATGGACTGCTttctggaatgtaaaatggtgcagctactttaGAAAACAGCTTAGCAGTTTCTTCAGAAGTTAAATACATACCCAGCACAAAGACCTGCATGTGAACGTTTATCATAGCTTTTTATagccaaaactagaaacaactcaaatgttcgTTAATTGATGACTGTTATGGAActctactcagcagtaaaaaggaggGACAGCTGTGACAATACGGATGACTCTCAAAAAGATTATGCTAAGTCAAAAGAGCCAAACACAAAAGGTTACATGCGATATGAGTTCACTGATAAgaccttctggaaaaggcaaacacTGCAGGGATGAAAATCAGACtggtggtggccaggggctggtggtgggaggaggggtT
The sequence above is a segment of the Manis pentadactyla isolate mManPen7 chromosome 4, mManPen7.hap1, whole genome shotgun sequence genome. Coding sequences within it:
- the LOC130683470 gene encoding leucine-rich repeat-containing protein 37A3-like, which produces MQFLHTLNLSHNPLTTVEDSYFFKLRALKYLDMGKTQVTLKTVESIVMMSPKLEKLILPIHMTCCLCQFKSNIEVFYNTVKLHCDSECLTNIAYCDDGTSIGDPEGSFMKALQSRKKSSSPELTIEPEKAAADKNAISLSAFKSEQEDFSKESALSYISSYFSGQMEGAESALLQFIKTYKLLSNLQGVDEPVGHLRNNAENTSLPPGSSISADKNKQKIISVLEDIIDAMPLCSKLLSPRFHSQISTKTLETALLQENSPPEIQRVGRRPGPLKVVIKGPKGIRERRRRQMRKAGIDGKQRAQLLAESTAEEKGITTPSPRAPEQPHVEQPPRETAGSSFNPESSFRGEQEAAVPSVQYLMGRPPASDTPKSLPEIKPKSKDLADSIFVLEAASARMRNMKASEPTSHLREKYLFPESLRQAGHKILKAKMSRQFSSKGSQNSPMVVNKPPLTAMSLINSPSQEAFSSSELTFQKNHFPDLFSLLDPTLKLTAEAQQEHDNVGADLPSTSTAFPFPGSSSPGDHPEAQLNEQLRSLITDSDVRRLISRVCWTLKTGCSETHLKPACAKLIFQTGLLMKLLSEQQEATEPRADWDTDQRETENYIHESPEAQSEQEEQEIHEVPKVLVHGYRIEVILALSVTGAVLVLIIAFCLTKMCSRRRAALDEEGGSGGFFPLPDKPSEERKNQKAFSWRRRLWLRNMYRTVSPSHEKNLTQKLLERDGRELREVVIERNVTSGSGDKGKGAKRKIPAQRKPQPAPVHLQ